A genomic window from Engraulis encrasicolus isolate BLACKSEA-1 chromosome 14, IST_EnEncr_1.0, whole genome shotgun sequence includes:
- the LOC134462841 gene encoding protein shisa-5-like, with amino-acid sequence MALVVYILVLLGTLQSVSVSAGEDCEPFYKNGRYQWKQSCPSKEHCCGSCDYRFCCSSLLNWLSEHEQERCDNNNNDFNSDFGRDPGLPTFFKILIPLFVIFFVVILIYLCYKKCNSPTPVVATTTHTTVVASTQYPSNPTTVHQHPGFYPGNQQPGYGTPAPYGGQPMPSVEPQGPANTAFGPPPSYQDVAGAGGYPVNYGGAAFPPGQQSYPASADLNAQPAYNPDYAAPPPAKY; translated from the exons ATGGCGTTGGTGGTCTACATTCTGGTGCTATTGGGGACTCTTCAGTCAGTTTCAGTTTCAGCCG GTGAGGATTGTGAGCCGTTCTATAAAAATGGCCGGTATCAGTGGAAACAAAGTTGCCCCTCTAAAGAGCATTGCTGTGGCTCCTGCGACTACCGATTCTGCTGTTCCAGCCTTTTAAATTGGCTTTCTGAACATGAACAAGAAAGGTGCGACAACAACAATAACGACTTCAATAGTGATTTCGGCCGTGACCCTGG GTTGCCAACCTTCTTCAAGATTCTCATCCCACTCTTTGTCATCTTTTTTGTGGTCATCCTGATCTATCTATGCTACAAAAAGTGCAACTCTCCTACAC CGGTGGTGGCTACCACAACTCACACGACAGTGGTAGCTTCTACGCAGTACCCGTCGAACCCCACCACTGTCCATCAGCACCCTGGCTTCTACCCTGGCAACCAGCAGCCAGGCTACGGAACCCCTGCACCTTACGGAGGTCAGCCAATGCCCAGTGTGGAACCGCAGGGACCAGCCAACACAGCGTTTGGGCCCCCTCCTTCCTATCAGGATGTTG CTGGAGCAGGAGGATACCCTGTCAACTACGGCGGTGCCGCCTTCCCACCGGGCCAGCAGTCCTACCCGGCCTCTGCGGACCTCAACGCCCAACCTGCCTACAACCCCGATTACGCCGCCCCACCACCTGCCAAATATTAA